In Stenotrophomonas sp. ASS1, the following proteins share a genomic window:
- a CDS encoding NfeD family protein, whose translation MRWEVVGWGALALLLFAAEALAPGAFMLWIGIGAAAAFVLVAVFSDIPLLWQVIAFVLLSVVSIQCYRRWGRPRARPSDAPLLNRRAEQLVGREVALQQAIIGGQGRVSIDDASWQVSGPELPAGTWVRVRSVQGTVLVVEAMAQG comes from the coding sequence ATGCGCTGGGAAGTCGTCGGTTGGGGCGCGCTGGCGCTGCTGCTGTTCGCGGCCGAAGCGCTGGCGCCGGGTGCGTTCATGCTGTGGATCGGCATTGGCGCGGCGGCAGCGTTCGTACTGGTTGCGGTGTTCAGCGACATTCCACTGTTGTGGCAGGTGATCGCCTTCGTCCTGCTGAGTGTGGTCTCGATCCAGTGCTACCGGCGCTGGGGGAGGCCGCGGGCACGGCCCAGCGATGCGCCGTTGCTCAACCGCCGTGCCGAGCAGCTGGTCGGCCGGGAGGTCGCATTGCAGCAGGCCATCATCGGCGGCCAGGGACGGGTCAGCATTGACGATGCGTCCTGGCAGGTGAGCGGTCCGGAGTTGCCTGCAGGTACGTGGGTGCGGGTGCGCAGCGTGCAGGGCACGGTGCTGGTGGTCGAGGCCATGGCCCAGGGCTGA